The nucleotide sequence TATTATTGAAATATTGAGATTGCATTCAAAAATATAAGCCGTCTTAAATTTTTGGTGTTAGTGAGTCGCCATAATATATTGTGGCATCGAATACGGGTGGGAATACGGGGGATTTGGGTTGTATATTTAAATCAATTTAAAGCGTTCAAAATTCCAGCTCATGCTACCATTTCTTCAACAGGTCACCCTGTCGGATTTGTTATTTCAGCCTAAGGTTTTTCTTCCTGACACCTGAACACTGCTTGCCACGCCGTAGCTATTTTAACGAAGGCGGGACAGCTGAAACCTTTTACTTTTGAATCCAATTGCCGCCGGCATCCTGCACCCACTCACCCGGTGCGGCTCTTTTGGCAATTTGCAGGGCACGACGTTTGCCAACCAGTTCGGCGGTAGTGCCCTGCTGTTTGGCGATGGCCTGGTAGACGGTTTGACGGTCCTTGTTTTCGGCAGCCACCACATCGGCACTTACTTTTTGGTTGCCGACAAATTGCAGAAAGCCTGCGTTGTCCTCACCCACAACACCCTGTGATTTGAGCTTTTTGATGTCCGGCAGCCGATTTTTCATTCGCGCTTTGATGTCTTCTGCGAACGCCGATACCCCCAGCACAAAAAATCCAACCAGTAACACTATTATCATTTTTGTTGATATCCGTTGTTTCATACGTAGGCTCTCCTTGGTCTTCTCTTTGAACCGTTACTGTTTTATTTGACGGCTATTCAGCGACTGTCTATTTTAGCTGGTCTTCAGCCGCGTCGATATCTCCGAAATAATCATCCAGGGCACGATCAACCTTCACATTGACATCGATGGTAATGTGAATCGGTTTGACCTCCACCGGCGCTACTTCGACTTTGTGTTGGGTGCAGCCTGCTGTTGTTAGAACCAACATGGCAGCAAGTATGATCAAGATCGGTTTGGTCATTTTTTATGGCTCCCTGCTTTGTTGAATCATTTGAATGAGCTCCTGGTACTGCATCAACTTATTCAGCGGCAGCCTGAAATTGACATCCAGGCGAATGCCCTGAAAGGTCGATCCCTGCACGCCGGCTTCTACCTTGGCAAAGCTTCCAATATCTTTTCGATAAACAAAAGGCAACGATTGCGCAGGTTTTCCGTCAAGTTGCATGTTCAAGAGCAAATCTTCGCCTTCTGTGGTAAGGTTAAGTTTAGCCCAAGTGTAATCATAATCTTCCAGGGCCTTTCTGGCAAGTTCCATTTGAACATATTGCGGTGTGTCCGGTGGAATACCGGCAGTTAAGATCTCGGTGTCTTTCATGCGAATCTTACCGGGTTGACCGGGTGTCGTAAACAAAAACCCGTCTTTAAAACTGATTTGTCCGTTTGTAATTTGAATGGGGATTCGGCCGTTTAGCTCGCCTTCAGCCTCCACACTGGCCGCCCCGAATTGCTGCAGCACCTTGGCCAGATCTAAACGATCGCAATATAAGATAAGCTGGTAGTCATCGACCCCGGTTTTTAACCGAATAGCCGGTGCGTCTACATTCCCGTCACACCAAATAAAATGGCTTTTTTCGATCAAAAACGACTGGGCTGATTCGATTTGAAAATCGATTTCTCCGTTATCGATATTCATATCTCCCAATGATGCGCGGGAGAATTTGAGTTTCTGACCGGGAGCGCTGCGAACGTTGGCCAGATCCTGAATTAACAGCTCAGTCTGAATCCCGGCAACTACAATTTTACTATTGCGGTGTCGCAATATACCGTTATGCACACTTGATTCGGCGGACGCCTGCCATCCGTTAGGTCCGATGACGATATTGCCCTGTTCCCGGAGCTTGCCGCTAAAAGTAAAGCCTTGTGCAGCCGGCAGAAATTTTCCCAAATCGATTTCCGGAGCTGTTGGTGGATAAGCAATCGTAAAACGGGCCCGGGTCTCAAGACCGTCAGCGTTTTCAACAACCGAGGCGCCCGAAAATTGAACCACCAGTGCCGGCAGCATCGGATTTCTCATTTTGCCGCTGAAGGTTACCCCGGACGCCGTTTGCTGAACGTCTGCCTGAACCGATCCCAGATCCAGTTGATCAATGCGTGACTGCTTTATGGATATCATCCCTTTTTGACCTAAATTGGCAGCTGGAAATTTAAATGGAATGCTGCCCTGCGCTCCTTCGAGCACAATGTTTGCCGGGTTTGCCTCCAAACGGGTGTCGGCAAATTTTAAGCGACCGCTAATGCTTTGTCGACCCTGTCGGTCCCGAACCAGTTGGCCGCCCGCAAACAGGCGCTTTAGTCGAAGGGTCGCCGATGAGGCAGCCACAACAGAGCCTGACAAATCTAAATTAAACGTTGAAATTCCGCCACGGTTTTGCCCGGCATTCAAATTTGTTTCGCCTGTTAAGACGAGACGGGGAGAGAAAATGTTTACACTTTCAGAGACGATGCGAACAGCGGCAATTTGCAACTTATAGCGCATATCGAATAGACGCCCGGACCCTTCGGCGCTAAGTTCCACAGTGGGCATTTGAGAGGATATGCGGTGTCGAAGGTATTGAAATGCCATTTGATTTTGCGCTGCAGATCGGCGGTCTCCGCTGATCAACTTCAGCTGCCATTGGTCATCCCTGGTCACTTGGCCGGAAAATATTAGCGGCAAACTCACCGCCCGTGTAAATAACAGCCCAGGGGTGGACGTTGTTAGGTCATCCGCTTTATCAGATGACACATTTAAATGTCCTGAAAACGCCGTACCCGTTTCAGTGGTATGCAACCTTGCAACGAAATCTGACAATCGGGCTGCCAGTGGTGCGCGCAGGTCCAAATTTGAGAACCTGATATCGATTTCATCCTGGCTGTGGCGCTTGACATCTATGGAGAGTGTGGTGGCCTGATGGGGGTCGCTGGAAGAAGCTTTGAACTGCAAGCCTTTATACCCAATGTCCATTGCGGATCCCTCTAAGCGTCCGCTGAAAGATGATACTTCAAACGGCTTTAGGCGAATGTGGGCCTGTGCCGCCAGACGGGTCTCACCGGACACATGCAATCCATCAATGCGTTGAAACAGATCAGCAAATCGCAACAGTTCGACATCGGAAGCGCTAAATTCGGTTTGAATTTGGTATTGCTTTAAATCGATGTTGGCTAAAGCGGTGAACAGCTGTCCACGCGGATAAAGACGGACAGATGCAACCAAGATGTGGTCGGCACCTTTTTGCGGGGCAATATCGATTTCAAATGCCAGGCGGTAGGTTGTCTTGTCTGTCGCCCAGATGAGCATGCCATTGTTGATTTCAATACGATCCGGTAATGATTTGGCATCAATTTGAGCAGCATTGCCCTTTGCCGTGGGGCTGTTGAACTGGCTTAACCATTGTTTTAAATCAAACCCGCGCAGCCCCCATTGCCCGTTTTTATGCTCAATGTAAAATTCAACGCCACTGGCCGCGATTTTTTTAATTTTTTTACGATAAAGTTCTCCGGCTGAATAATCCACCTGAACGGACCGAACAATGACAGCCGGATTTCGGGACGACCCCAAACGCAGCGGGCCCAGATCGGCGCCTTCAAGATCCAACTGCCGAAAGTCCAGTGTGAATTCAGGAATCCCGCCATCCTTTTTCAACATAGAGATCAGTTTGGATTCCAAGAAACCGGGAAGAAGATATGAGACCAAAAAAAATAAACCCGCTGCGATGAATATCACCAGCGATATAAAAATGATGGGGTATGTTATGTTGCGTCTAACTGGCATTGCTTTCACATTGATATGATGATGTTCCTAAGGATTCGTCGAAAAGGTTTTCACCACCCAATATAATCATCCTAGCCGGCTGCTCGTTGAATAGGACGTTTCAGCTCATTTTAATGTTGACCGTGCCTATGGCTTCCTTAGCAGAAAGGAACTTCTGGTCATTCCCGCCCCAATGGAGTCGTAAAGGATGGTTTTGGCGCGCTGCAGGTTTTCAAGGTTTTGATTGATCGCATACCCCTGAATTTTGTCCGGTTGCAGCGCACCGCACTCAAGATCATAGGGCAGTCGTTGCATGCAGACAACCGAACAGTTTCCGCGTTCGTGAATATTGGTCACCATCTTGTTGGCAATCACGTCCGCAACCGCATTTTTTAAATCGGCTTTGGGCTTATCCAGCACCTGCCCTAAAGTTAACGGAATCATGGCAAAATTGGCTTGATGTTCAATCAGAAGGTCAATGTCGTCCATGTCCAGGCTGTTGGGTGTCAGCAAGGCCGCCAAATGGTATTTGGCGCCGCGGGTGGCATGCAAAAAGACGCCTTTACCGTTCATTTGTCCGAACATATCCATTTTGTCGCCAGACGGCCGGACCTCAATGTAAGGGGCAAAACATCCATGGCTTTGAGTAAAGGTGTCAACAATGCCCCATTGGGGTCTGTGGTCGAAATGTCTTTGCCCTCGGTGCAAGCGAAGCTCGACACGTCCATCACCGGCAAGATAAACCGAGGCGATGGTTTTGTATTTGCCAACAGCTGCATATGCGTTTGCGATCTTCAACAGATGATCTGGTTGACGGTCAACCGTCATCACATCAAATGCAAAGGCGTTGACGTGTTGATTATAAAATGCCAAGGCATTGCGAAAGCGGTTAAAGGTTCCTCTATCTGTCTCGGCTGGATAAGATTGTTCAACAAGGTGGTGCTGGACTCTGGTGGCCAGTGCCGGCACCCGGTGCTCGAGCCTACCCAGTTGATTATCAACAATGATGCCGCCTAATCGATGCGGGCCTTTTATTTTTAACAGCTCACTGGCGATGCTGCGTGCGAGATTTTTCCCGGATTCAAACGCTACGGTCGCCGTCAGATCAACGCCAGCGGTTTCTGGAACCTGCGCCCTGGTTTCAAGAACGGTGGCCACGGCATCATCTCCGAAGATAATATTGGCGGTGTCGTCTGGGGGGAAGACTTCAGCGCGATGCACGTTTTCGGCACCGACAATAACGGAAAGATCTCCGGCCTGAAGCATGCCGGCCAGCGACATCATAAACACCAGCTCAACAGACACATTAAAGCCCGGGCAGCCCGCATATAGATCGAACACCATGGCATCGGGGCAACTGTTTTGCACCAGTTCAAAGGGGTGGCGAACCACCGGTCCCGGATCATTTTTGTCTTCACCTATATTGGTGGCCCCGATGATCAATTTGATGCGCGCCGGGTCGATATCCGATGTTTGCAGCAGCTCCTCAAATGCCAGGACACCAATGCGCTCATTGGGTGGCGCCACAATGCGGGTTCTAACACCAATGCGTTCTTCGATGGTTTTATGGTTGACCGGTATGCCGCCCTTAAATGACATGTCCTTGTTTTCATAAATGGAATTGTCAACCAGCCGGCCGCCGTTCCAGGCCCCCTGGGCAATGATGTCCAATACCGTATCCTTTGCCAAATTCTTCTCCTTATTCGTTTAAACGCGATAGGTAAATAAGCACATGGGTTACGGTCATGTCATTTTTTTCCAGGCGATATGAATTGTGCCGTGCCGGGTGGCCTGATATTTGCGATTTGCGGTTGCGCATACAAGAACAAAAATCTTCCGTGCTTTCATCCCAAATATCTGGCCACTGTGGCCGTATTTGGAACCTCATAGCATATCGCCTTCCAGAAAAAAACATGACCTCTGATGTTTCCAGATAACCGCTTGAAAATATCTTTAATATGTGAAGTGGCTTTTAAACGTTTAGATTTTGGTCGAGGGCAAGGCGTGAGGCGTTGAAAACTGCGCAGCGTACTTATTGTACGCAAGCAGCTTTCAACGATGAGCAACACAGCCATCGGCCAAAAGATGAGGGTTTAAAAGCCACTTCTATACATTGAAGCGGAATTGAACGATATCCCCATCCTTTACTTCGTAGGTTTTGCCCTCCAATCTGACGGTTCCTTGCTTTTTGGCCTCATTGTAGCTGCCGGCTGCCATCAGATTCTCAAAGTCGATCACCTCGGCGCGGATAAAGCCCTTTTGCATGTCGCTGTGAATATGACCGGCAGCTTCCAGGGCCTGGGTGCCTTTTTTAGTGGTCCAGGCGCGAACCTCATTGCTGATGATGGTAAAAAAGGAAATCAAATCCAAAAGCGCATACGATCGTCGGATCACGCGGTCCATGGCCGATGCCGAGATATTAAACTCGGCCAGAAATTCAGCAGCCTCATCCGGAGCCATCTGGGCTAGCTCCTGCTCGAGTTTACCCCTGATCACCAGGCAGTCTTCCGCCGCAACCAGACGCCCTACATCCGGGGGACGATCATCATCATCTTCATTATTGAAAAGAATTAAGGTGGGCTTGGCACTTAAGAAGGTAAACCCTCTGAGGCGGTGGGCGGATGCCAGCTCCGGTTTGTGTCTCAACGGCGTTTCTTTTTCCAGACAGTCACGACAGGCCGTCAGCAGGTCGTATTCTTCCGGGTCCATTTTTTTGCCGCGCTGGTGGTCTAGTTGAATGCGCTCCAGGCGTTTTTCTGTCACCAGCAGATCCGCCAAGATGAGTTCCTGGTCGAGTCTGTTAAAATCCTGGGCAGGGGACGGATCCTCAATTCCGTAAACCGCATGGTTGCGAATGACATGCAACAGCGCGTCGCAATCCCTGACGGCTGTCCACAGTGATGGGTCTGCAGTGCTGTTTTTTTTAAGGCCCGGCAAAAAATATTCCACCTGGACGTAGATAATTTTTTGCGGCTTGACCATCCGGCTCAGTGCATCGACGCGGTCATCCGGCACCCGGACTGTGGCAATCCGATCCCGCCCCTTTTGTTCGGGGCCGGTAGTATTTTGGGTCAAGGCATCAAATACGGTTGATTTGCCTGCACGCGGCAGGCCAATTATGCCTAGCTTCATATCAGGCCTCAAAAGCTGTTTGGACCGATTCAGGTATGGTTAGAAACTACCATCGACAGCGGAGATGAAGCAAATAAAAAATCGTTATTCGCAGACGGTTCAGGTCTTGGCGGCGGAATTAGCAGATGGGGCTTCAATTTCAGCAGCAGCTTTGGTCGGCGAACTTTGCCGGCGGAACGGGTTGTTGAAGATCAGAACGGTGATAATTGGCAGAATAAGCGCCATGACGCTGACCGTTATCATTAAGGTGCCCAGCTCATCGTACTGACCGCGCGGGATGATAAAGATTTTATTCAAATAATTGGTGCCAAGCTGGCTGGCCGAAAGGGCCAGATTGGTGAAGGCCGCCATAACGGCAAAATAGGTGGCTTTTTTATCACGGGGTGCTTCCTTGGCAATCCAGGCCAGCATGGGGATCATGGCCACCTGGCCCATGGGCGAATCGGCCATAGTGTCGATGATGGCAATGGTGCGCGCGCCAAAGCCAAAATGGGCTTCGGTCCACTCATGCAAACCAAAATACATGCCGATAAACGGAAGGATCATAATGGTCTGGTAGACCGCTAAAAATACCACCAGATAGGGCACCGGATGGCGCCCCATCCAGCTGCGCAGGGCAAACATACCGGCGATGGCCAGCAATGAAGCGATCTGCCGCAAAGTGCCGAAAAAGGCCTCATCAAAACCCAGCACATCGATTTGCCACCACTGGGCACCGGGGCCAAATGAGGGCATGGCCCGGAAGACAAAGATGATCACCGCAATGCTGATGATTTCACGACGCTTAGCCGGCGCCATCTCCTGCACGAGCTGGAAAATGAGATAGCCGATAATCGCCAGGGAGCCCGCAAAGATGATTTCTTTTTTTAATTGCAGAGCCGACAACCCCAGCAGCAGGGTCATGATCACAAACACGCCGCTGCCCCCCAGGATATACCAGTTGGGATCTGTGCGGTTGTCGTTTGCCTGCAGCATGTCATCGATTTCCGCTGCTGAAAATCCTTCTTGCCTCAGCTGACGGCGGCGACGTCGGGTCGTCCAGCTGCCCAGGGTTACCCCCATAACTGAAATTAGGGGGATAATAAGCGACCACTTGTACATGATCTCATAGGAGAGGATGCTGGCCAGCCAGCCACCCAGCCCGGCCACCAGAGCGCTGCCGCCGATAATGGCGATGCGTCCCAGGGTCTGCATGGTGACATGCATGCGCTGCAGTTTATCATCCGCTATGCGGGTGCCGGTGTCATCGACGGTCGGCACGGCTTCAACGGTCATGGCGTCGGCCACAACATCCTGCAGAACAAACCCCACCGGGGAGAGCAGCACCGAAATGATATACCAGGTATCAACCGGTAAAAATGATGCCATCCACTGAGTATGACCGGTCAAGCCCACCATGATCAGCAAGCTAAGCGCCATCAAGGTGGCCCCGAAATAAACAAAGGCGGCTTTGCGGCGCCAGAACAGATCCACCAGGTGTCCCAGCGGCATCTTTAAGGCCCAGGGCAGGCCGGCCCAAAAGGCCAGACCGGCCAGAAAGGCAGCCGATAATCCCAACTGCTCTTTGACAAAAAATGATTCGATAATGCCGGTAAATGCCGAAATACCGGCTGCCAGATAGACCATCAGCGGCGGCAGATAACTCCAGCGCATTTCGCGAAAAATGCCTAAAAAGTCCCTTGTAAACCAGGTCCAGATGCGGCTGGTAATGGGGGTGCTTTTGCTATTGGCAGTCATTTTATCCTTCAGTCAGAGCCGTCCAGGTGGCTTTTTTTATCGCTTCAGCCCAATCAGCTAAAGTTTGGCGCTACTCAAACAAACGGGTTTGAATCCGTTTTGAGCCTCAGGTGCCATTTATATTTTACAAAATTCAGATTGTTTTCACAAGACCGGTCAGGTTACGGAATTGAAGAAAATCCAAACACCCAAATTCAAAATCACAACTGTTGGGGTCATTGAAATTTGAGATTTGGAATTTGTTTGGCCTGCGACGAGCCGTTCGGCCCTGCCTTCGACATGAGACTTTAACGTGAGCTCGGTCGAACGTTCAGACCGAATGTAGCTCACGGCCGAAGGGCTCAGACCGAGTCGATATTTGATGCTTGAATTTTGGGATTTTGTTTATTTGGGATCTAATTGATTACATTATAGAAAGTTAAACATTTTTGGGCGGCGATTATTCAGTAAGCTGACGGCGCTCCATTAATTCGGGGATGTCCGGTAGGGAGATCTGGCCTTCGGACTCAAAAGGCAGGACTCCGGGAAAAGCGCCTGCTCCCAGGCGCAGCTTGCCCTTAATTCGATATTGCAATTGTTCCTGTTTTTGCATGCCCACAGCACTTTTAATGATGTCAATGACCGATGAATATACGCGTAGCGTCAAAAGCTCAGTGCCATAAGCCGGGATCTGAACATCGGATTCTGAAACCCCGAAGGCAAAATCTTTGCCGTTAATTTCAATTTCACTTTCGATGCCTTTGATGATTAAGGGTGTATCATTGGTGTTGAATACGCGCAGCTGTACCTCAAAGACGGTTTCAAGGAAGTTAAACGACTCCGGACGAATATTGGCGAGTTTGACTCGCGGCTGTTCCATGCGCTTACCCACGCCGGCACAGCCGGTCAAAATAAATGACAGTACCACAGCGATGATCAAGGTGCTGCCTGGTCTGAGGGTTTGTCTCATTGATTGAGTATTCCTTTCAAAAGTCCTTTGCCTTTTTCTTCAAGCTTCTCTTTATCCATCAATTCTTCGGGTTTTTCGGTCCCCTCTAACACACCCTGCAACTGCTTTTTGGCGACGCCGGCAAGGTCCGGTGCAAACTTGGGATCGGAAAATGTTCCGGATACGATGACCGGAACCATCAGTCCGCTGCGATCCGATACATCCCCCTGTCCTTTGATTGTGCCGACCACTTTGGGCTCCACCCGGAAGTCCAGCGTTTCTGTGACCAGGTTGGCATCACCGGCTGCCAGAACCCTAATCAGCGGTGACTTCAGACTGGTTTGCGGGGTGTTGAACAGCCCATTGGTAATGGTGAAGGGCGCACTGAGTTCTGCAAAATCGGTGCGCGGTCG is from Desulfobacterales bacterium and encodes:
- a CDS encoding YdbL family protein is translated as MKQRISTKMIIVLLVGFFVLGVSAFAEDIKARMKNRLPDIKKLKSQGVVGEDNAGFLQFVGNQKVSADVVAAENKDRQTVYQAIAKQQGTTAELVGKRRALQIAKRAAPGEWVQDAGGNWIQK
- a CDS encoding YnbE family lipoprotein, producing the protein MTKPILIILAAMLVLTTAGCTQHKVEVAPVEVKPIHITIDVNVKVDRALDDYFGDIDAAEDQLK
- a CDS encoding YdbH domain-containing protein, with the protein product MLKKDGGIPEFTLDFRQLDLEGADLGPLRLGSSRNPAVIVRSVQVDYSAGELYRKKIKKIAASGVEFYIEHKNGQWGLRGFDLKQWLSQFNSPTAKGNAAQIDAKSLPDRIEINNGMLIWATDKTTYRLAFEIDIAPQKGADHILVASVRLYPRGQLFTALANIDLKQYQIQTEFSASDVELLRFADLFQRIDGLHVSGETRLAAQAHIRLKPFEVSSFSGRLEGSAMDIGYKGLQFKASSSDPHQATTLSIDVKRHSQDEIDIRFSNLDLRAPLAARLSDFVARLHTTETGTAFSGHLNVSSDKADDLTTSTPGLLFTRAVSLPLIFSGQVTRDDQWQLKLISGDRRSAAQNQMAFQYLRHRISSQMPTVELSAEGSGRLFDMRYKLQIAAVRIVSESVNIFSPRLVLTGETNLNAGQNRGGISTFNLDLSGSVVAASSATLRLKRLFAGGQLVRDRQGRQSISGRLKFADTRLEANPANIVLEGAQGSIPFKFPAANLGQKGMISIKQSRIDQLDLGSVQADVQQTASGVTFSGKMRNPMLPALVVQFSGASVVENADGLETRARFTIAYPPTAPEIDLGKFLPAAQGFTFSGKLREQGNIVIGPNGWQASAESSVHNGILRHRNSKIVVAGIQTELLIQDLANVRSAPGQKLKFSRASLGDMNIDNGEIDFQIESAQSFLIEKSHFIWCDGNVDAPAIRLKTGVDDYQLILYCDRLDLAKVLQQFGAASVEAEGELNGRIPIQITNGQISFKDGFLFTTPGQPGKIRMKDTEILTAGIPPDTPQYVQMELARKALEDYDYTWAKLNLTTEGEDLLLNMQLDGKPAQSLPFVYRKDIGSFAKVEAGVQGSTFQGIRLDVNFRLPLNKLMQYQELIQMIQQSREP
- a CDS encoding DUF933 domain-containing protein, producing the protein MKLGIIGLPRAGKSTVFDALTQNTTGPEQKGRDRIATVRVPDDRVDALSRMVKPQKIIYVQVEYFLPGLKKNSTADPSLWTAVRDCDALLHVIRNHAVYGIEDPSPAQDFNRLDQELILADLLVTEKRLERIQLDHQRGKKMDPEEYDLLTACRDCLEKETPLRHKPELASAHRLRGFTFLSAKPTLILFNNEDDDDRPPDVGRLVAAEDCLVIRGKLEQELAQMAPDEAAEFLAEFNISASAMDRVIRRSYALLDLISFFTIISNEVRAWTTKKGTQALEAAGHIHSDMQKGFIRAEVIDFENLMAAGSYNEAKKQGTVRLEGKTYEVKDGDIVQFRFNV
- a CDS encoding LEA type 2 family protein, translated to MRQTLRPGSTLIIAVVLSFILTGCAGVGKRMEQPRVKLANIRPESFNFLETVFEVQLRVFNTNDTPLIIKGIESEIEINGKDFAFGVSESDVQIPAYGTELLTLRVYSSVIDIIKSAVGMQKQEQLQYRIKGKLRLGAGAFPGVLPFESEGQISLPDIPELMERRQLTE